CTGCACAATTTTGCAGATCGCGCTCGGCGTCAGCTGAAACCTGATCGCCACGTCCTTCTGCTTGCGCCCTTCGACGCGAACCAACTTGAAGATCTCAATATCCTGGGCACTGATGCGTGGTCTGCGAGACATAACGGCTCCTTTCGAAATAAAAAACCAACAATCCCAAACCGGGTCGGGGCAATTTTCGGGCGCGCAGACGTTGCCTTCAGCCGCCCAGCGCCGACCCGAAACATTGTCCTGACCCACTCACTCAATTCCGCGAGATCGCCATGCTCGCGCGATCGTTCCACCCCATTGGGTTCCGGAGGATTTTCGGGCCAACCTCTCTCGGCCCAAGCAACCACTCCCGAGCCCGAAAAACCTCCCGACCCCGGCCTGGGTCGGGGCAATTTTCGGGCGCGCAGACGTTGCCTTCAGCCGCCCAGCGCCGACCCGAAACATTGTCCTGACCCACTAGCGCAATTCCGCGATTTCGCTCTCCTCGCGCGATGGTTGCACCCCATTGGGTTCCGGAGGATTTTCGGGCCGACCTCTCTCGGCCCAAGCAACATCGCTCGAGCCCGAAAAACCTCCCGACCCCGGCTTGGTGTTCTCACGAACTGCGCATAACATTCTGCGCAACTACTCACAACATTAAGGCCCTGCTGCTCACCTCGCAAGCACATTCTGAGAACATTTTTAGATAGTTCCCAGCATCTCTAGTGCACAAGCCTATGAACGACCGCCGCAGGGGCGGTGGCGTGAGAAGGGGAAGGCGACAAGGTGGAGAGACGAAAAAGGCCCCGCCAGAAATTGGCGGGGCCGAAGGATTGATCAGCAGCTAACGAATTTCGTCAGCACAATTCTCGGTTAGGATCGAGCTACTTCAGTTCCTTGATTCGAATGCGGCGATACTCCATCTGGCCGCGGTCAGCTTCCAGGCCGATTGGGCCGGTGGCGGGCAGCGGAGCATCGAACTTCAACGGTTCGCCGTTGCAGGTACACGTGGCAACGTTCCCCTTCACGGTGACTTCAATTTCGTTCCAGTCCTGCGGCCGGTAAAGCTTTAGTTCTTTGTAAGGCCCGGCCAGGAGATAGTCGCGGCATTGCAGTTGCGGCTTGCGGAGAAAAATCCCACTGTCGGCGTTGACTCCCGCGCGGAATTCCAGCTTCAGCTGAAAGTCGTTTGGCAGTTCGCGAGTGGTCCACAGCTGGGCGAGTCCCTTGCCGGGATTCACGACAATCTTGCCATCGCGGCCCGTATAACGCCCGTCGCTGGCGTGTTGCTGACCGTCGAACGGCGAGCCGTCCTTGTAACGCCAGCCCGTCAGATCCTTGCCATTGAAGAGTGGCTCAAAGCCGGGCTCCAGGGTGAAAGCCCGATCGGATTGAAACGGCGAAGCGGGGAGCCCCGCCTTGTTCCACAAGTTCACATCCGGCACGTTCGTCCAACCGTAACGAACCAATTGGGGATGAGCGACAGCATCGCTGGAGACAACCACTTGATCGCCGTCGATCACTGCTTTCGCAGCGACGAACTGGCCATCTTCGCCGGCAATGGTGAAGCCCTTCAGTTCGCCATCTTTGGCGACCAGGCCACCACCAACATGCTTGAACGTGAGCGTGGCCTTGTTCCCTTGCACGCTGATGGCGTCGTAGGCAGGGCCCGAGTATTCAACCTTTTCGCCATAGGCGAGCGCACGCGCCGCGAGGGCCAGTCGAGCACCCACGGGCTGCTTTTGCCGCGGATGAATATCGGTAGCATCGCCGACATCGGTGGTCACGGCCTGCGCGGTGTTCTGCGTCGTCTGCACGGTCACGCGCTGCGCCTCGCGCACTTCGGGCGACATGCCATTGTGCGGCGTGATCTGCACAAAGAGGAAGGGAAAATCTCCCTGGCCCCAAGCCTTGCGCCAACTGCCGATCATGGCAGGGAACAGTGTTTGATATTCTTTGCCGCGGCCCGAGTTGGACTCACCCTGGTACCAGATTGCACCACGGATGGCATATGGCTGCAGCGGCGCGATCGAACCGTTGTACAGGCCCGTGGGGCGATTGTTGCTGAGCGTGGGATCGACGGGCGCTTGAGGTTTGCGCGGGGCGGGTTTGCCATCAGCCTTGGCTTTCGCCGCGGCCTGTTCCCAACGGGCGAGTTGGGCTTGCTCGGTCTTTTTGTAGTTTTCGAGAGCCTTCGGATGATCGGCAATCTTCTGTGCCTGCACGGCAAACAGCGGGCTGAGGGTGGGATTCGCTTCCAGGTCGCCGCGCGCGGTCCACGCTTCGGCCACGGTTCCGCCGACGGCCGACTTGATTAAACCAACGGGCACTCCCAGGCTCTTGCGCAGGTCTTTGCCAAAGAAATAAGCGACTGCCGAAAACGATTCGGCGTCTTTCTTCGAGTCGACCGCCCAACTGCCACCGATGGTGGTCTGCGGCTCGTCGACCGCCCGGGCGTGCGCGTTGAACAGACGAAGTTGATCGTCGCCAGCAGCTGCAATTGCCTCGGGACCAAGGACCGAGTTCTTTAAGGCGAACGCCATATTCGACTGGCCACTGCAGATCCAAACTTCACCCACGAGGATGTTCTCGCGTTTGACGGTCTCGCCCGGTTCGGTCTTCACCGTCAGCGTTTGGGCCTTGGCAGAGGTAGTCAGCGGATCGAGCTTCACAGCCCACGCGCCGTACTTATCGGCCGTTGCGGTTTTTTCCTGACCAGCGAACTGCACGACCACTTTGCTGGCCGGTTCGGCCCAGCCCCACACAGGCACAACCATGTCGCGCTGGAGCACCGCATTGTCGGTGAACAAACTGGCCAGCGTCAGTTTCTCGGCAGCGGTTAGCGAACCGCTAACGACCAGCAAGAATGCCAGCGAAGTAAAGAGCCGAAGTGTTTTCATGTGCAGGCCTGCAAAAAAGGAGAGTGGAATGGGGGCGAATCAGCCCTATGAGACTAGCCGTCCCACCGGCCGTTTGCCAGCATGCGCAGGGAAGAAGCCACAATTGCGGTGTGATCGAATCGTGCGGCGATCTAGGTTAAGGCGCTTAGGTTGAGCATCAGCGCGATTTCGTTCGCGCCGAGCGTTTCGCGCTCGTGGGGTTCTGCAGTCGCCAGGAAGTGGCAAAAGATGATGTCGCTGCCGTTGGTGAGAAACCAGACCTGGCCGAACGGAGGGACATCGGCTTGCACCGGCGGCGGACGGCGGAAAATAGCGGTGCCGAAGGTCCCCAGCTTGCACTCGCCGCTGACCTTGGTGAGCAATTTACCGAAGCGATAATCGGTGCCGAACTTTTCGGCAAACGCCATCAGCTCTGCGGGCGTCGGCTGCGGGGAGGGCCCTTGCCGATGTTCGCTCACCACCACTTGCAGCGCGCCGGTCGCCCGCTCGTCGTTCCACATCAGCGTGGTGGGACCGCGAGCAATCTGCTCCGTGACATCGACCCAATCGTCGGGGAGCCAGAGTTCCAGTTGCAAGGGCACGCGATAAGTCCGGGGAAAAGAGACAAGGACCAGGGAGACCAAGAGCGGAGAGACAAGCAGAAATTAGAGTTGGAGCGGGCAAGAATGCAAATACCCCTGCGGGTGAGGCAGGGGTATTGGGGGAAATCTCAAATGACAAAAGTCAAACAGGAAAAATCTGGCTCGTTACACCAGTTCGGCGATGGGCTTGCCTTTGTCGAGCATATAGACGGGGCGACCGGCGGGGTTCATGAATTGAACCTGCGGATCGATGCCAAGGACGTGGAAGATTGTGGCCATTAGATCTTGCGGGCGGATCGGCGCAGTACCGGGAACATCGACCTTGGGAGCCGATTCGCCAACGACCTGACCCATCTTCAAGCCACCACCGGCGAGCGCAAGCGTGCTGAGTGGGGCCCAGTGATCGCGACCGGCGTTCTTGTTGATGCGTGGCGTACGACCAAATTCGCCCGAGATAACGAGCAAGATCTTCTCATTGAGCCCGCGCTGATAAATGTCTTCGACAAACGCCGAGACGGCCTGATCGAGCTGCGGGCTGCGCTGCTTCATCGAGCGTTCGATGTTGCCGTGCATGTCCCAACCGCCATAAGCGATGGTCACAAAGCCGCAACCGGCTTCGCACAGGCGGCGGGCCGTGAGCATTTGCTTGCCGAGGTCCGAGCCATACTTCTCGCGCGTCTTGCTGCTCTCTTTCGAAATATCGAAGGCCTGGCTGGCGGCCCCGAACATCAGGTCGAAAGCTTGCTGCTCGAACTTGGTCTTGCCGGCCATATCCTGACTGGTGCTAACTTTGCGATTCGCGCTATCGAGCGTGGTCAGCAAGTTACGACGATCGGCCATCCGCTCTTCGGGCACCGACAGGTTCATGTTCTTACGGGCCTGACCTTCTTGATCGAAGGGGCCGTAAGCTGGGCCGAGGAACGCGGGGCCGTCCCCTTGGCGAATCTGCCCCATGCGGACATAGGCGGGCATGCCGGTGACCGGATGATTCGAACCGCGGACGCGCGACAAAATCGAGCCGTAGCCGGGGCGATCGGGAACGCCGCCATTATCGACCTTGCGATTGTCGTAGCCCGTCATCACATAGTGCGTGCCACCCGCGTGACCGCTGTTGGTGTGAGCGAACGAACGGACGAAGGCCATCTTATCGGCGACGCTGGCAATTTTCGGCAGTGTACCGCCGATGGTGACACCGGTCAGATTCGTGGCGACTTCGCCCGTGGCACTGCGATATTCTTCGGGGGCGGACATCTTGGGGTCGAAGGTTTCGACGTGTGTGGCACCACCACCGAGCCACAACCACACGACCGAGGTGTCTTTCACCGCGCGATTGCTGGCCGCGGCTTCAGCCCGCGCTTGCAACAGACCGGGCAGAGACAATGCCCCGAGCCCCATCGTGCCGAGACCAAGGGTGCCGGCTTTCAAAAAGTCGCGGCGGTTCGATCCTGCACAATCGCGATACCGACGGCTGGAAAATAGCTCAAGCATGGCGAGGCTCCGGGAGGGGGGAAGTTGCTTTGAGTTAAAAGTCCTGAGACGTTCGAACACGTCAGCTCAGAACTTAGGACTCAAAAAATGAAACCTAAAACAATTGTTTGATCGGGGGCGTTTCTTCGGCGAGCTTGGTGAGTTCGCGGGGAATGCGGGTATCGAGGCGGAGTTGACCGACATCGAACAGGGTGTGCAGGA
Above is a window of Anatilimnocola aggregata DNA encoding:
- a CDS encoding family 16 glycoside hydrolase, with the protein product MKTLRLFTSLAFLLVVSGSLTAAEKLTLASLFTDNAVLQRDMVVPVWGWAEPASKVVVQFAGQEKTATADKYGAWAVKLDPLTTSAKAQTLTVKTEPGETVKRENILVGEVWICSGQSNMAFALKNSVLGPEAIAAAGDDQLRLFNAHARAVDEPQTTIGGSWAVDSKKDAESFSAVAYFFGKDLRKSLGVPVGLIKSAVGGTVAEAWTARGDLEANPTLSPLFAVQAQKIADHPKALENYKKTEQAQLARWEQAAAKAKADGKPAPRKPQAPVDPTLSNNRPTGLYNGSIAPLQPYAIRGAIWYQGESNSGRGKEYQTLFPAMIGSWRKAWGQGDFPFLFVQITPHNGMSPEVREAQRVTVQTTQNTAQAVTTDVGDATDIHPRQKQPVGARLALAARALAYGEKVEYSGPAYDAISVQGNKATLTFKHVGGGLVAKDGELKGFTIAGEDGQFVAAKAVIDGDQVVVSSDAVAHPQLVRYGWTNVPDVNLWNKAGLPASPFQSDRAFTLEPGFEPLFNGKDLTGWRYKDGSPFDGQQHASDGRYTGRDGKIVVNPGKGLAQLWTTRELPNDFQLKLEFRAGVNADSGIFLRKPQLQCRDYLLAGPYKELKLYRPQDWNEIEVTVKGNVATCTCNGEPLKFDAPLPATGPIGLEADRGQMEYRRIRIKELK
- a CDS encoding DUF1501 domain-containing protein, with amino-acid sequence MLELFSSRRYRDCAGSNRRDFLKAGTLGLGTMGLGALSLPGLLQARAEAAASNRAVKDTSVVWLWLGGGATHVETFDPKMSAPEEYRSATGEVATNLTGVTIGGTLPKIASVADKMAFVRSFAHTNSGHAGGTHYVMTGYDNRKVDNGGVPDRPGYGSILSRVRGSNHPVTGMPAYVRMGQIRQGDGPAFLGPAYGPFDQEGQARKNMNLSVPEERMADRRNLLTTLDSANRKVSTSQDMAGKTKFEQQAFDLMFGAASQAFDISKESSKTREKYGSDLGKQMLTARRLCEAGCGFVTIAYGGWDMHGNIERSMKQRSPQLDQAVSAFVEDIYQRGLNEKILLVISGEFGRTPRINKNAGRDHWAPLSTLALAGGGLKMGQVVGESAPKVDVPGTAPIRPQDLMATIFHVLGIDPQVQFMNPAGRPVYMLDKGKPIAELV